One Dromiciops gliroides isolate mDroGli1 chromosome 3, mDroGli1.pri, whole genome shotgun sequence DNA segment encodes these proteins:
- the LOC122747247 gene encoding small ubiquitin-related modifier 2-like has product MLLKDSYLTSSLVALPRLSRPPDAPGRAPADKKPKEGVKTENNDHINLKVAGQDGSVVQFTIKRHTPLSKLMKAYCERQDTPAQLEMEDEDTIDVFQQQTGGVY; this is encoded by the exons ATGCTTTTGAAAGACTCTTATCTGACAAGTTCTCTGGTTGCTTTG CCGCGGCTGAGTAGACCCCCGGACGCGCCCGGACGCGCCCCGGCCGACAAAAAGCCGAAGGAAGGAGTCAAGACCGAAAACAACGACCACATTAATTTGAAGGTGGCAGGGCAGGATGGTTCAGTGGTGCAATTTACGATCAAGAGGCACACACCACTTAGTAAACTAATGAAAGCCTATTGTGAACGACAGG ACACACCTGCACAGTTGGAAATGGAGGATGAAGATACCATTGATGTATTCCAGCAACAGACAGGTGGTGTTTACTAA